Within Nosocomiicoccus ampullae, the genomic segment TATTAAAGTAAAGAGGTGCTATTATGGATTTAGATTTCAAAATATACATGGAAGATTTAGTAGAAAATGCTAGAAAAGAATTAACAGATGTTGGATACGAGCAACTTCTAACACCTGAGGAGGTAAATGAAGCGCTCGACAAAGAGGGTACTGCCCTTGTGATGATTAACTCAGTATGTGGATGTGCAGGTGGTATCGCAAGACCAGCGGCAATTCACTCACTAAACTTTGATAAAAAACCTACTCATTTATATACAGTGTTCGCTGGACAAGAAAAAGATGCGACTGAGGCAGTTCGTGAACGCACTCCAGACTTTTTACCTTCATCTCCAAGTTTTGCGTTTTTCAAAGACGGAAAAGTGGTAGATATGATAGAGAGACATGAAATTGAAGGACATGACGTAATGAGTGTTATTACGGATCTTCAAGCATGGTTCATGGAACACGGTGATGATATTTAAAAAAAGTGGTCCATTTTTGGACCACTTTTTATTATAGTGCTGTAAGGTAGCTAAGACCCATTAGTAAGCCTGAAACAACGATTAAAATAACCATTGCCCAAATAATAATGTTTTGCATTTTTTTTGGCATTTCATGAACCCTCATTTACTCGTATTTATATTTTTTATGATACTTGTAATATTAACAATAATCAACTAGGAGTGGAAAATTAATGAACAAAGAAAGAGTAGTAGAACTGTTGAAAGAATTAGTTCAAATTGATTCTGAATCAGGTGAGGAACGAGAGATTGCAGATTATCTATTTTCTTTATTTGATGAATTAGAACTTAAAGGTTTTGAAGATGACACACAAGAAAAAACTGGTTACGGTGCAGGTAACTTATTTTTTACGTTAGAAGGTAACAAAAACATCGAACCAATTTGTTTTATGGTTCATATGGACACAGTAAAACCAGGTAAAGGTGTTAAACCTGAAGTTAGAGATGGTTATATGTATTCTGATGGTTCAACAATTTTAGGTTCTGATGATAAAGCTGGAGTTGCAGCTGTAATAGAAGCAGTACGTACGATTAAAGAAAGTAACATTCCACATGGTGACATCGAAGTAATTGTAACTGTTGGAGAAGAAACAGGACTTGTTGGGGCTAAAGCATTTGATACTTCAGTTGTTAAAAGTAAAATCGGATATGCTGTGGACGGAACAGGGCAAGTAGGTACAATTGTAAACCGTGCACCTGCACAAAATAAAATTGAAGCTCATATTCACGGTAAAAAAGCACACGCAGGAATTGAACCAGAAGTCGGGGTTTCAGCAATTAACATCGCAGCTGAAGCAATTAGTAATATGACACTTGGACGAGTAGATGACGTTACTACAGCAAACGTAGGACTTATTAAAGGTGGAGAAGCAACAAATATCGTTGCAGACAATGCATATATTCTTTTAGAAGCGAGAAGTCTTGAAGAAGATAAACTCGCTAAACAAACAGCACATATCGAATCTAAATTAAAAGAAGCTGCTCATAAACTTGGTGGAGAAGTTGATGTTGATATTGACTTTATGTATCCAGCACTTCACTCTAAAGAAGATTCAGACGCTGTGAAACTTGCATCAGATGCAGCTGTAAAAATAGATCGTGAGCCAAATATTATCGCTTTAGGTGGCGGTAGCGACGGTAACATTTTTGCTGGTCAAGGTATCGACACAGTTATTTTAGGTCTAGGTTATGAAGAGATTCATACAACATCAGAAAGAATGCCACTTGAAGAATTATATAAAATTACAGAACTAATAATTAAAATGGTTGAATTACAAGCAACTAAATAACAAAAATGCCCGTTTATATAGACGGGCATTTACTCTATATATGGCTGCCACACTTGAATAATTGAAGGATCATCGATAGAATGTGTTAAACCTTTTATCAGTTCAATTGAAAAAGTGAGATCTAAATCGTTGTTTTCTTTAACGAGCCATCTTCTAAAAATATATTCGTATAAACTTTTTATTTCAGTCGACACTTTTCCGTCTGTTTCAAAAATTTGATAATCACCTGCTGGAATATATGTCGAATTAAACGGTGTGTTCATATCAGAAGCAGTTCCGACAAATACTTGTATATCTCCGTAGCTATATCTCTCCATTATAAATAACCCTTTAAATGATCCATTATTATGTTTTAAAATTTCAGCGATAATGCCACTATTTAAAAGGTAGTTTAAATATCTCATTTTCTTTTTATGATTATAATCATTCATATTAAAAAATTCTTCCACACCGATTAACCTAACCCCTTCAAGTGAACGCATTTCAGAAAACGGCTCTCGTTTAGTCGTTGGGTTAATTTCAAATGAAACTCTATGTTGAAGTGATATTTTATCTATATATTTATCGGTATCATAAACACTAATACCGAATTCTTTTTGATAGTCACTTTTAAATTTTGCTAAATCTTTATGGTTATAATATTTTATAATGTCTGTCAGACGTCGATGTCCCTCGTAAACCTCTAATGCGATTTCTGAAAGTTGACGACGTTTTTGATAATCAGTCGGTGACATACCAACTAATGCATTAAATAAAGTTAAAAAACTTTTTGATTCAACATCCATATCCATCAATACTTCGTCAAAATTAATATCTTCACGTAAATGATCTTCTATAAAAACAATAAACTGCTCAATAAAATGTATAGAATCCACTGTGTCACCTTACTTTCTTCTTTATATTATTCCATGATGATATCTAAAAGACAAGAATACTATGTTATAATTAGATTACTTTTATATGGAGGTCACTATGTATATAAATATATTAGGTTCTGCGGCAGGACTCCCATCAAAAACTCGTAAAACTCAGTCAATCATTTTAGATATGGTAAATGAGATTAACGAGTATTTTTTAATCGATGTCGGAGAAGCATTGCAACATCAGTTACTAAAAACATCTATTAAACCATCAAAAATCAACCATGTATTTATTACTCACTTACATGGTGATCATATATATGGCTTACCAGGATTTTTATCAAGTCGTGCGCATCAAGGTGGAGAAGGTAAACCACTCACAGTTTATGGACCAAAAGGTCTAAAAGAATGGTTAGATATTACATTTTCAGTTAGTGAAACGACTTTAAATTATCCAGTAGATTTTATCGAAATTAGTGATGGAGATCAGTTTAAAGTTAAAAACGTAGACATTACTTTAAAAAAATTAAATCATAATATTGACAGTTTCTTATATATTTTCAAAGAAGAAAATCAAAAAGGTGCTTTAAATGTTGATAAATTAAAATCTGAAGGAATTCAACCTGGTCCAATTTACAGTGAAATTAAAGAAAGTGAAACTTTTATGTATAACAATAAAGTTTACTTCACAAAAGACTTTTTAGGACCAGAAATTAAAGGAAGAAAAATTGCGATTCATGGTGATACAAGACCTGTAGAAGACATCAATTATTTAAATTTAATTAATCATTCAGATTGCATTATCCATGAGGCAACATTTTTAGATTATGAATACGAAAAAGCGAATGATTATTATCATTCTGAAATTCATAAAGTACTTGATATTCAAAAAGATTTGAATGTTAAAAAATATATTTTCACACATATAAGTAATAGGTATGAAGAAGATTTTTTAAGACAGTTTATAAATAACCTTCCAAACGATATTTTAATCGCACATGACTTTTTAAAAGTTGAAATTCCAAGAAAGATATAGAAAAATAGTCGCTTTTTTAGCGACTATTTTTCTTTCCAATTCTAAAAGCTTTTCTTTTATTATCCGGCTGTACCTTTTTAATATTTTCCATTTGACGATTATTTTTATATCGTTTTGTTTTAATTTTAGAGCGGATTTCATCAACAACCTCATCAGGAATACTTTCAGCATTGTAGTAATGTCGTAAATTTTTCTTTAATTGAGCGACACTGCTAACACCTTGAACGATAACCACATTTTTATCAATTAAATATTTATACGCAATCTCTTCAAGTGGATAACCGTATTCTCTTATCATAATGATAATTTCTCTTAATTCTTCGACAGAATATCCCATATAACCATGTTTAAATTTTGTTTTTAACGCATCATCATACTCTTCTGTTAAAAGGCCTTGCATAAGTGGTCCTCGTGCTAAAAATGTATAATTATCGTCTAAGTATTCTTCGCCTCGATTATCGATAATATTTAGCGGTGTCATTAAAACAGAAAGATTACTATTTTCTTTATAATAGTCGATGACATTTTTTCTCGTTGTCGATATTCCATAACTTTTAATATGACCATCATTTTTTAAAGATTCGAACGCTGAAATCGTATCATCCATGTTATCGTGTATTGTTCCACCATGCAGCATTAATAAATCAATAACATCTCTAGATAGTCTAAGTTTAGACTGATTAACCGCTTGTTTAATATATTCGCCATTAGGATTCCATCTAATTTTTTCTCTTAATGCTGAATCGAATTCATTTCCGACTTTTGTCCCGATTATATAGTCAAAAAATTGACCATAGTCATATAGAAATGAGCCAATGACAGCTTCGTTTTTACCATATTGGTATAAATCGGCTGTATCAAAGTAGTTTATTCCCTCTTCAAAGGATAATCTAATAATGTCACTTAACTCTTCACGATTATCAAGTGGTAGAGTCATACATCCTAAAGCAAATTGAGAAATGGACTGGTTATCTTTCGTTACAAAATATTTCAAAATATCACACCTAACGTATACAATTAATATATAAATAATTATAGCTTAAAAAATGTTTTGAATATAGAGAGGTATACAAATATGAATCAAAATAATAAGCAATTAATTGAGAAGAAGTTATCTAATGAAAGCATTTATAACGGTAAGATTATCGACGTTAATGTTTACGACGTAGAACTTCCAAATGGTGAAACGAGTAAACGTGAAGTCGTATATCATCAAGGTGCTGTTGGAATAATTGCAGTGCATGATGGTTATATGTATTTCGTAAAACAGTATCGAATCGCAACTGAAGAAGTGTTACTTGAAATTCCTGCAGGAAAAATTGAGCCAGAAGACGATGCAGAGAAAACGGCATTTAAAGAATTAAAAGAAGAAACTGGACTGGTGGCAGAAGATGTAAGAAAACTTCATGAGTTTTATGTTTCTCCTGGATTCTCAAATGAGAAAATTCATTTATTTGAAGCAAAAGGTCTATCTTTAGATCAGCAACAATTAGATGAAGATGAGTTTTTAGAACTGGAGAAAATTGAATTATCTCAATTAGAAGAGAAACTGATAAACGGTGCTTTTAGAGATGCAAAAACAGTGATTGGTGTACAACATGTTCTATATTCAAATGATTATAAATAAAAGACTTATTTACTGATTTTATTTAAACTATTTTAAATAAGCACCATTTCTAGTATAATTATGATTGAAAATCGGAGTGGTGCAAGTGAAATCGAAAATGAATACAGTAAAAGAACAATTGCATAAATCAGGTTATAAACTCACACCTCAAAGAGAAGTGACACTTAGTGTTCTATTAGAGAATAAAAGTAAACATTTAAGTGCGGAAGATATATTTCAGCGTGTAAAAGAGCAATATCCAGAAATAGGACTTGCGACAGTTTATAGAACGCTAGAGTTACTTTACGATTTAAAAATTATTGATAAAGCAAACTTCGGTGATGGTGTGTCCCGTTATGATTTTAAACAATCAGGTGCAAAACATTACAACCATCACTTAATTTGTGTAAATTGTGGTAAAGTCATTGAAGTTGAAGATGATTTACTTTATGACGTTGAAAAAATAGTCGAACATGATTATAAATTTAAAGTTTTAAACCATCGTTTAACTTTTCATGGTGTTTGTAGAGAGTGTCAATTA encodes:
- the rnz gene encoding ribonuclease Z, encoding MYINILGSAAGLPSKTRKTQSIILDMVNEINEYFLIDVGEALQHQLLKTSIKPSKINHVFITHLHGDHIYGLPGFLSSRAHQGGEGKPLTVYGPKGLKEWLDITFSVSETTLNYPVDFIEISDGDQFKVKNVDITLKKLNHNIDSFLYIFKEENQKGALNVDKLKSEGIQPGPIYSEIKESETFMYNNKVYFTKDFLGPEIKGRKIAIHGDTRPVEDINYLNLINHSDCIIHEATFLDYEYEKANDYYHSEIHKVLDIQKDLNVKKYIFTHISNRYEEDFLRQFINNLPNDILIAHDFLKVEIPRKI
- a CDS encoding Fur family transcriptional regulator; the encoded protein is MNTVKEQLHKSGYKLTPQREVTLSVLLENKSKHLSAEDIFQRVKEQYPEIGLATVYRTLELLYDLKIIDKANFGDGVSRYDFKQSGAKHYNHHLICVNCGKVIEVEDDLLYDVEKIVEHDYKFKVLNHRLTFHGVCRECQLKDESNE
- a CDS encoding aldo/keto reductase, with product MKYFVTKDNQSISQFALGCMTLPLDNREELSDIIRLSFEEGINYFDTADLYQYGKNEAVIGSFLYDYGQFFDYIIGTKVGNEFDSALREKIRWNPNGEYIKQAVNQSKLRLSRDVIDLLMLHGGTIHDNMDDTISAFESLKNDGHIKSYGISTTRKNVIDYYKENSNLSVLMTPLNIIDNRGEEYLDDNYTFLARGPLMQGLLTEEYDDALKTKFKHGYMGYSVEELREIIIMIREYGYPLEEIAYKYLIDKNVVIVQGVSSVAQLKKNLRHYYNAESIPDEVVDEIRSKIKTKRYKNNRQMENIKKVQPDNKRKAFRIGKKNSR
- a CDS encoding effector binding domain-containing protein → MDSIHFIEQFIVFIEDHLREDINFDEVLMDMDVESKSFLTLFNALVGMSPTDYQKRRQLSEIALEVYEGHRRLTDIIKYYNHKDLAKFKSDYQKEFGISVYDTDKYIDKISLQHRVSFEINPTTKREPFSEMRSLEGVRLIGVEEFFNMNDYNHKKKMRYLNYLLNSGIIAEILKHNNGSFKGLFIMERYSYGDIQVFVGTASDMNTPFNSTYIPAGDYQIFETDGKVSTEIKSLYEYIFRRWLVKENNDLDLTFSIELIKGLTHSIDDPSIIQVWQPYIE
- a CDS encoding NUDIX hydrolase; the protein is MNQNNKQLIEKKLSNESIYNGKIIDVNVYDVELPNGETSKREVVYHQGAVGIIAVHDGYMYFVKQYRIATEEVLLEIPAGKIEPEDDAEKTAFKELKEETGLVAEDVRKLHEFYVSPGFSNEKIHLFEAKGLSLDQQQLDEDEFLELEKIELSQLEEKLINGAFRDAKTVIGVQHVLYSNDYK
- a CDS encoding BrxA/BrxB family bacilliredoxin, which encodes MDLDFKIYMEDLVENARKELTDVGYEQLLTPEEVNEALDKEGTALVMINSVCGCAGGIARPAAIHSLNFDKKPTHLYTVFAGQEKDATEAVRERTPDFLPSSPSFAFFKDGKVVDMIERHEIEGHDVMSVITDLQAWFMEHGDDI
- a CDS encoding M20/M25/M40 family metallo-hydrolase, with the protein product MNKERVVELLKELVQIDSESGEEREIADYLFSLFDELELKGFEDDTQEKTGYGAGNLFFTLEGNKNIEPICFMVHMDTVKPGKGVKPEVRDGYMYSDGSTILGSDDKAGVAAVIEAVRTIKESNIPHGDIEVIVTVGEETGLVGAKAFDTSVVKSKIGYAVDGTGQVGTIVNRAPAQNKIEAHIHGKKAHAGIEPEVGVSAINIAAEAISNMTLGRVDDVTTANVGLIKGGEATNIVADNAYILLEARSLEEDKLAKQTAHIESKLKEAAHKLGGEVDVDIDFMYPALHSKEDSDAVKLASDAAVKIDREPNIIALGGGSDGNIFAGQGIDTVILGLGYEEIHTTSERMPLEELYKITELIIKMVELQATK